A genomic segment from Catharus ustulatus isolate bCatUst1 unplaced genomic scaffold, bCatUst1.pri.v2 scaffold_135_arrow_ctg1, whole genome shotgun sequence encodes:
- the C5AR1 gene encoding C5a anaphylatoxin chemotactic receptor 1, translating into MDPSSWDYIWNDTGNDTGNDTSYYDLLDLDAAEIPLGHRVVLTLYAVIFLLGVLGNGAVLWVTAAELRRTVNGVWFSHLALADLLSCLALPFLALPLTTDHHWPLGLLACKVLPSLIVLAMFASVLLLTAISADRYALVARPVWCHNHRTPRLAHAACAGAWALATVLTVPSFIFRTVRVEDFSPKTPCVMSYDAVRSHQRGAELTTAVARFLCGFLAPFAVISACYGLLLSRVRQRGLGRSQRATRTVLVVIVSFFVCWLPYHVVGLVLAASAKDTAAFSGAQAADPAVAGLAYVNGCVNPIIYLVMGRGLGQVKRSWRALLKGVLSDDPTSVAGSSKGRSVATAEEGSEGTAV; encoded by the coding sequence ATGGACCCCTCCTCGTGGGACTACATCTGGAACGACACCGGGAACGACACCGGGAACGACACCTCCTACTACGACCTCCTGGACCTGGACGCGGCCGAAATCCCGCTCGGCCACCGCGTGGTGCTGACCCTCTACGCCGTCATCTTCCTGCTGGGCGTGCTGGGCAACGGCGCCGTGCTCTGGGTGACCGCGGCCGAGCTGCGCCGGACGGTCAACGGCGTTTGGTTCTCCCACCTGGCCTTGGCCGACCTCCTCAGCTGCTTGGCCTTGCCCTTCTTGGCCTTGCCCTTGACCACTGACCACCACTGGCCGTTGGGACTCTTGGCCTGCAAGGTGTTGCCGTCCTTGATCGTGTTGGCGATGTTCGCCAGCGTCCTCCTGCTGACGGCCATCAGCGCTGACCGCTACGCGCTGGTGGCTCGTCCGGTGTGGTGCCACAACCACCGGACGCCCCGCTTGGCCCACGCCGCTTGCGCCGGCGCTTGGGCATTGGCCACCGTGTTGACCGTGCCGTCCTTCATCTTCCGCACCGTGCGCGTCGAGGatttctcccccaaaaccccctgcGTGATGTCCTACGACGCCGTGCGGTCGCACCAGCGCGGCGCCGAGCTGACCACCGCCGTGGCGCGGTTCCTCTGCGGTTTCCTGGCGCCCTTCGCGGTCATCTCGGCGTGTTACGGCCTCCTCTTGAGCCGCGTCCGGCAGAGGGGCTTGGGTCGGTCGCAGCGGGCCACCAGGACGGTGCTGGTGGTCATCGTCAGCTTCTTCGTCTGTTGGTTGCCGTACCACGTGGTGGGGTTGGTGCTGGCGGCCAGCGCGAAGGACACGGCGGCGTTCAGCGGCGCTCAGGCCGCCGACCCCGCGGTGGCTGGGTTGGCGTACGTCAACGGTTGCGTCAATCCCATCATCTACCTGGTGATGGGGCGGGGTTTGGGGCAGGTGAAGCGCTCGTGGCGGGCGTTGCTCAAGGGGGTGCTCAGCGATGACCCCACGAGCGTGGCCGGGAGCAGCAAGGGACGGAGCGTGGCCACCGCTGAGGAGGGCAGCGAGGGCACCGCCGTGTGA